From Alcaligenes faecalis, the proteins below share one genomic window:
- the mhpT gene encoding 3-(3-hydroxy-phenyl)propionate transporter MhpT, whose protein sequence is MTQTHGRRHAVITVAICFLIAVIEGMDIQAAGIAVKGVAAEFGLDKTYQGYFLSAGILGLLPGSLMGGRWADKYGRKAVLIASVAIFALFTLFTAWVNSLAILLMVRFLAGAGLGAAMPNLITLAAESVKPEHRARAVGMMYAGMPVGAAILSLVAASNFGENWKNIFYLGGLLPLLVIPVMVWFLPESREFLQARQSRTIVQGRFQDLFRNGLATRTLLLWVSYFFTLMVVYLMLSWLPSLFQELGFSRKQGSTAQFWFMVSATVGTVLLGYLTDRWKKALVIALMYGGILAGLLSLNGAAGLEQMYWAAALTGAFVIGCQGVLYAFGGIVYPTAVRATGVGTAAAVGRIGATLGPTIAGMLLSQGYGAAGVISSAIPCIVVSALCMLLVVRQIHQGQIQSSDRPGLPVATKA, encoded by the coding sequence ATGACACAAACCCACGGCCGCAGACACGCGGTCATTACCGTGGCGATCTGCTTTCTGATCGCTGTTATCGAAGGCATGGACATTCAGGCCGCCGGCATTGCCGTTAAAGGCGTGGCGGCGGAGTTTGGACTGGATAAAACCTATCAGGGCTATTTTCTAAGTGCAGGCATTCTGGGCCTGCTGCCCGGTTCACTGATGGGCGGGCGCTGGGCCGATAAATACGGTCGCAAGGCCGTACTGATTGCCTCGGTCGCCATCTTTGCCCTGTTTACCTTGTTCACCGCCTGGGTCAACAGCCTGGCCATTCTGTTGATGGTGCGCTTTCTGGCTGGTGCTGGGCTGGGCGCAGCCATGCCCAACCTGATCACTCTAGCCGCCGAGTCGGTCAAGCCAGAACATCGGGCACGCGCCGTTGGGATGATGTATGCGGGCATGCCTGTGGGTGCAGCCATCCTGTCACTGGTGGCCGCCTCCAACTTTGGCGAGAACTGGAAAAACATCTTCTACCTGGGCGGCTTGCTGCCCCTGCTCGTCATTCCTGTCATGGTGTGGTTCTTGCCCGAATCACGCGAGTTTCTGCAGGCACGCCAGAGCCGGACCATCGTCCAGGGACGCTTCCAGGATCTGTTCAGAAATGGTTTGGCCACCCGTACCCTGCTCTTGTGGGTCAGCTACTTCTTCACGCTGATGGTGGTGTATCTGATGCTGAGCTGGTTGCCGTCCCTGTTCCAGGAACTGGGCTTTAGCCGCAAGCAAGGCAGCACTGCGCAATTCTGGTTCATGGTCAGCGCAACCGTGGGCACCGTCTTGCTGGGCTATCTGACAGACCGCTGGAAGAAGGCCCTGGTCATTGCGCTGATGTACGGCGGTATTCTGGCTGGCTTGTTAAGCCTGAACGGCGCGGCGGGCCTGGAGCAGATGTATTGGGCCGCAGCCCTGACGGGTGCATTTGTGATCGGTTGCCAGGGTGTGTTGTATGCCTTTGGCGGTATTGTTTACCCCACGGCCGTACGCGCCACTGGCGTTGGCACAGCCGCAGCCGTTGGCCGCATTGGCGCGACTCTGGGCCCAACCATTGCAGGTATGTTGCTCAGCCAGGGATACGGGGCCGCGGGCGTCATCAGTTCGGCTATTCCCTGCATCGTTGTTTCGGCCTTGTGCATGCTGCTGGTGGTGCGTCAGATCCATCAAGGACAAATACAATCATCAGACCGCCCAGGCTTGCCAGTTGCGACGAAGGCCTGA